In a single window of the Lynx canadensis isolate LIC74 chromosome E2, mLynCan4.pri.v2, whole genome shotgun sequence genome:
- the ZNF112 gene encoding zinc finger protein 112 — MIKFQEPVMFKDVAVVFSEEELGLLGPTQRKLYRDVMLENFRNLVSVGNQPFKPELISQLEREEKLLMMETETQRDGCLGAKSQHNMESSQAVGLGYISPKEPSSQKTWQQSTGGLTRCQDAMKNFQRNISQLQNPGDFPCQVWAGVPVHVPEDENYILTHIEDVSNCIKSQEFPSWRAQHSWRKMYLTESHNYQCRCQQILMKNNFCKCDSTSWITPHNDNLGVHRSEKIYSCHDCGENLMKVSLLNQDLIKMGQKPYSCNEYRKAFSDDSNSEVYQQLHLEGKTHTYSPCGKGCSHSSVLHIHQSVHRRDDCVFESSPLQSHQRVHTEEKPYKCGYGENFSQLSSLNTCGLIHTGQTSYRCNIYEKAFHHSLDLNSIFRIHTKEKPHEYEENGDVFNQSSCLQVYQKIHTGEKLYTDVEYEKGFLCSSNLNIQHRVHMEEIPYSSEECGNNFSLDSHLQDLQIVHTREQPYKHYACGNSFSQNSYLQGHQKIHIGEKAYKDCGNGFSWSSKLKDHQRVHTGEKPYKCNACGKGFSHRSVLNVHQRVHTGEKPYKCEECDKGFSRSSYLQAHQRVHTGEKPYKCEECGKGFSRNSYLQGHQRVHTGEKPYKCEECGKGFSRSSHLQGHQRVHTGEKPFKCEECGKGFSWSFNLQIHQRVHTGEKPYKCGECGKGFSKASTLLAHQRVHTGEKPYQCDECGKSFSQRSYLQSHQSVHTGERPYICEVCGKGFSQRAYLQGHQRVHTRVKPYKCEMCGKGFSQSSRLEAHRRVHTGGKPYKCEVCTKGFSESSRLQAHQRVHTEGRPYKCEQCGKGFSGFSSLQAHHRVHTGEKPYKCEVCGKGFSQRSNLQAHQRVHTGEKPYKCDACGKGFRWSSGLLIHQRVHSGDKFYKSEEYGKDYPSSENPYRNEDL; from the exons GGAATCAGCCCTTCAAACCGGAGCTTATATCCCagttggagagagaagaaaagctgTTGATGATGGAGACAGAAACCCAGAGAGATGGGTGTTTAG GAGCCAAGAGTCAACATAATATGGAGAGTAGTCAAGCAGTGGGATTAGGCTACATTTCCCCCAAAGAGCCTTCTTCCCAGAAGACCTGGCAACAAAGTACAGGCGGGTTAACCAGGTGTCAAGATGCcatgaaaaattttcaaaggaaTATTTCTCAGTTGCAAAACCCAGGTGATTTCCCCTGCCAGGTTTGGGCAGGAGTGCCAGTTCATGTTCCCGAAGATGAGAACTATATATTGACTCATATAGAGGATGTTTCCAATTGCATAAAAAGTCAAGAATTTCCATCTTGGAGAGCCCAGCATTCTTGGAGGAAAATGTATCTGACAGAGTCACATAATTATCAGTGTAGGTGTCAGcaaattttgatgaaaaataatttctgtaagtGTGACAGCACCAGTTGGATCACACCACACAATGATAACCTGGGAGTACACAGATCAGAAAAAATTTACAGCTGCCATGACTGTGGAGAAAACCTCATGAAGGTTTCACTGCTTAATCAAGACTTAATCAAAATGGGGCAAAAGCCCTACTCCTGTAATGAGTACAGAAAAGCCTTCAGTGACGACTCCAACTCTGAAGTTTATCAGCAGTTACACTTAGAAGGGAAAACCCATACCTACAGTCCATGTGGAAAGGGCTGTAGTCATAGTTCAGTTCTTCATATTCATCAAAGTGTTCATAGAAGAGATGATTGTGTTTTTGAGAGTTCACCTCTGCAATCCCATCAGAGAGTACATACAGAAGAGAAGCCATATAAATGTGGATATGGTGAGAACTTCAGTCAGCTCTCCTCTCTCAACACTTGTGGACTTATTCACACGGGACAGACGTCCTATAGATGCAATATTTATGAGAAAGCCTTCCATCATAGCTTAGACCTTAATAGTATTTTTAGGATCCATACTAAGGAGAAACCCCATGAATATGAGGAGAATGGGGATGTCTTTAATCAGAGTTCTTGTCTCCAAGTCTACCAGAAaatccacactggagagaaactaTACACAGATGTAGAATATGAGAAGGGTTTTCTTTGTAGCTCAAATCTTAACATTCAGCATAGAGTTCACATGGAAGAGATTCCTTATAGTTCTGAGGAATGTGGTAATAACTTCAGTCTGGACTCACATTTGCAGGACCTTCAGATAGTCCATACTAGGGAACAACCATATAAACATTATGCATGTGGTAACAGCTTCAGCCAAAATTCGTATCTTCAAGGTCATCAGAAAATTCACATCGGAGAGAAAGCTTACAAGGACTGTGGGAATGGCTTCAGTTGGAGTTCAAAACTGAAAGATCATCAGAGagtccacactggagagaaaccatacAAATGCAATGCATGTGGTAAAGGCTTCAGTCATAGATCAGTTCTTAATGTTCACCAGAGAgtccacacaggagagaaaccttataaATGTGAGGAGTGTGATAAAGGATTCAGTCGGAGTTCATACCTTCAAGCCCATCAGAGAGTCCACACTGGAGAAAAACCATACAAATGTGAAGAGTGTGGGAAGGGCTTTAGTCGCAATTCATACCTTCAAGGCCAccagagagttcacactggagaaaaaccATACAAGTGCGAGGAGTGTGGGAAGGGCTTCAGTCGGAGTTCACACCTTCAAGGCCAccagagagttcacactggagaaaaaccATTCAAATGTGAGGAGTGTGGGAAGGGATTCAGTTGGAGCTTTAATCTTCAAATTCATCAGAGGgttcatacaggagagaaaccctataaatgtGGAGAATGTGGTAAGGGCTTCAGTAAGGCCTCAACCCTCCTGGCCCACCAGAGAGTCCACACAGGAGAGAAGCCATACCAATGTGATGAGTGTGGTAAGAGCTTCAGTCAGAGATCTTATCTTCAAAGCCATCAGAGTGTCCACACTGGAGAGAGACCATATATATGTGAGGTATGTGGGAAGGGCTTCAGTCAGAGAGCATATCTTCAAGGTCATCAAAGAGTCCACACTAGAGTGAAACCATATAAATGTGAGATGTGTGGGAAGGGTTTTAGTCAGAGTTCACGTCTTGAAGCACATCGGAGGGTCCACACAGGAGGGAAACCATACAAATGTGAGGTATGCACAAAGGGCTTCAGTGAGAGTTCACGTCTTCAAGCGCATCAGAGGGTCCACACAGAAGGGAGGCCCTATAAGTGTGAACAGTGCGGTAAAGGTTTCAGTGGGTTTTCAAGTCTTCAAGCTCATCACAGAGTCCACACTGGGGAAAAGCCATACAAATGTGAGGTGTGTGGAAAGGGCTTCAGTCAGAGATCAAACCTTCAGGCTCATCAGAGAgtccacacaggagagaaaccataCAAATGTGATGCGTGTGGTAAGGGTTTCCGTTGGAGTTCAGGTCTACTTATTCATCAGAGAGTCCATAGTGGTGACAAATTCTATAAAAGCGAAGAGTATGGTAAGGATTATCCTTCATCAGAGAATCCATACAGAAATGAAGATCTATAA